The Sulfurimonas sp. genome includes the window TCTGGAGTATTTGTACTTACTAAACGGTCTTTAGTATAAGTGTTTGAGATAGTTCTTGTGCTTGGTTTTACTATGCTTGATACTTTTCTGTTTTTATTATAGGTGTATTTAGTGGCTTTGTTTAGTGGTGATGTGTGGTTTACTCTTTTATCTATACCATTGTATGCAAATGTGTGGTTTGTTGGGCTTGGGGTAATTAGTTTACTTATATTACCATTAAAGTCATACTTGTATTGTTGTGTAGTTCCATTTGCGTAAGTGATTTTATTTACTCTATCCATTATGTCGTAGGTGTAGTTTGTTGTTTCACCTTTTGGGTTTGTAATGGTTTCTATGTTTCCTTTATCATCATATGTGTAGTTGATGATTCTAGCTCCAGTAGTTTCTTTGATTACTTTACCTTGAGTGTTGTACTCATATGTTGTAGGTTCAAGTGTTCCTAAACTTATAGATGTAGTTAAAAGAGTGTCTTTATCATACTCTCGTTTTAGAGTTCTTAATTCAGGGCTAGTGATGGTATCTACAGCATTATTGTAGTCAGATACTATAGTTGTTACTTTAGAGTTAGTGCTGATGGTTTGTGTTTTTGAGTTGGTATGCGTTTGGTTTCCATCATAACTGCTTGTATATACTATTTGCTTTTTGAGTCCACTTACTTGTGTTATGGACTTAGAAGAAAGAATCTTTTGTTCATTGAGTACATCTGTAGTATATAGAGTGTTTATACTTACTCCACCTTTTAAGAGAGATATTTGTTTTTTATCTGCTGAGATTGTTGAGGAGATAGTATCTCCACTTGGAAGTGTCCTTACTGATATAGTAGAACCATCAGCTTGTTTGGTGTCTGTAGAACTTGTCTCATCCCCCTCTGGTTTGGTCATTGTATAAGTAGCTATTTTACCACTATTATTTTTCATAAACTTCCAGTTTCCACCTATAGCATCTGTATCTTGATAGATTCTTCCGTTTGCATCAAAAAGGTGTGTGAATACATTTCCGTTAGGGTCTATCTCTTTAGTCATTAATGAGCCACTATCATATTCAAATTGATAGCTTGAAGAATCTTCATATTTTACTGATATAAGGTCTCCATTAGCATCTACATTCAAATATGTTTCTTGTCCATTTGGAGCTGTGATTAGAGTTGGGTTACCGTTTGTATCTCTTGTGATTGTTATTGTATTTGTAAAGTTGTCTGTTATAGATATAAGATTTCCATTTTCATCATAGATATATGATTCTAAAGTTTTTTTATCTGGATAAGATTTTGTGAATAGATGTTTTCCATCAAGACCAAATGTATATTCTAGATTGTTATCAGAAATTTTATAGGAGTCGTAATTATAGCCTGTGACTCCTGTTGAACCATAATTATAAATAGCATTAATATGTTCACTGTTTAATGCTTTATCATATATACGAAGGTCATCTATGAGTCCATCTAGATTATAGCGGCCACTCATACTGCCTATTGTCCAGTCATAATATGGACGAGAAATTTGACTAATCGTTCTTGCCTTTTCATCGACCAAAATTCCATTTTTATACATCTTGATAGTTGTTTTATCTGCAACAAAAGTAACAAATATGAATTTTTGTTCTTGAAGTGGTATGGTTGCATTTAACTCAAGTCCTACTCTGATTGCGTTACCAGTACGACCTAAGTAATAAAATATACCATTTTCGATACTATAATTAAATATACCATCAGGACTATCATACCCATTCGCTATATGAGTAGAAACATTGCCGCTGCCACTATCATATTTATTGTACTTTGTCCAAAATGATAATGTTATTTCTTTTAAATTATTTAAGCTACTTGACTGTTTAACTAAAATACTCCCATTAATTCCATTAAATTTTGCTGCTTTACCGATAATCCCATCAACATAGCTAACACCACTATTAGCAACCCCATGATTATTTTTTCCACTAATATCTTCAGCATTACCTTCAAATCTATAATAAGCAACTAGTCCATCTTCGAGACTAATCTCTTTTTCAACTTTTGTGCCATTGCCTTTAGATATGCTATTTACACCAAGGTAATTAACATTTGACAATGTCCAACCCTTTGCTAGATTACTATTGTTATCAGTAGTATTTTCAACTTTTATATTTATTGATTTACTAACTGATAAATCTATATCATCTCGCCCTCGTATTCCCATTACAGAAGATCCAGCATTTGCCCATGCCTGTGCAAATTGTGATGAAGCACGATAATAAACCATTTGATATTTATATGATACAGTTAATTTTGCAGTAGTATCCCCTGTAACCTTGTTTCCTAAAATATCTTTACCATCCCATTTAAATTGTAGATTGCCCAATTCAGAGATAGCAGGTTCCTTTTTAAAAACTCGTCCAGCTACTTCTAGTTTAACACTGACACCTATAACAGAAGCAGGAATATTTGTAGTGTCAATCGAAGCATCTATAACATGAATATATCCATCAACTCTTTTTGAAGAGTAATGTAGTGTGGTATCTGTTCCAGCTACAGGTATATCTTCATGAAAAACTCTTGTCTTAGCTGTAACATAAGAATTTATAGCGATATTACAATCGTTTGGTGGTGTTTGATCTTCTACATCTGGTTCATCCGGAGACTTAGCATCATCTGGTGGACCATATGGCCAGTTGTGGTCCCATGGTGTGAAGTGTGTTATCTCTGCTCTCCAGTAACTTTTACCTGCTATATAATTTGAATTATTTTGAATTCCAGCAACTTCATCTACAAAAGAACCGTTATTATTTAAATCATTTGCTAAAGAGTCTCCATTACTATCAAGTGCATCTACTATGCCATCTCCATCAGTGTCAAGTAGCTGTATAACTACACCATTTTTTGAGGCTTTCCATTTAGCATCATTTCTATCATAATAACCAATAGGAACTATCTCTCCAATATCAAAACCTAAAAAGTTATCCACATACATAATAACTGGTGCATTAAATGTAATATTTTCATCATCACCAACACCATCAACTTGTAAATCTGAACAATAGGTATATGCTGATTGGGTAGGTAAATCAGCAGGCATTGACTTTGGAGTTTTAAATTCTGTAGCTCTAACTGCGATTTTAGTAAGATTTCGAGTAGTTCCATCTGCTGATGTTACTGTCGCATTTGAAATATTATTAAACACTAGAGTAGTAGATCTTTCTCCTCTATCATCCACAATAGGAGTAGATGTATGGATGAGAGGTGCAGTTGTTCCTAACATAATAGTTGTTACTTTGGTATCAACTTCTAGCATGGTAACAGAAGGTGCTATTGACCATTCCTTTACAGGGGCATATATTTTACGATCAATAGTAGTAAATCCATTTGCACTATAACGCATAGTTAAATATGTGCCACCTTCTGAAGCAAAGGCATATTTTCCATTGTTGTCTGTTAATAATGAACCATATTCTGGATGATTATGGATAGTTACTTTAACACCAGATAATGGGTTACCATCTTCTGCTAGTATCTTCCCTGTTATCATACAAAATAGTTTTTCATCATATGTATTTTTAGTTGAATTTCCTGGAATAATATTTGTATATGTAGATCCAAAATTTGTAAGTGAAAAATTATTCGTATCAAGTAGTTTATTTATAGTCATTAAAATAGAATTTGAAGTTATATTTCCAATAGTCGCATATAAAGATACTGTGCCTATTGCCAATGCTTCTATAGTATTTCCATAGACAGAAACAATTTGTGTATTATCAGTGTGAAAAATTGCTTGATTGCTTACATCTTTAGTTGTACCATCACTGTAAACACCTACTAAGTTCAAGCTTACACTTTGAGAAACTCTTAATGCACTTTGTGGGTTTGTGATTCTTATAGATTCAAGAAGTACTGCATTAGGAATTACAATTGTTGTAAGACCTAAACTACTTAAAATAATGTTTAAATGATTAATAGCATCTGTTTCATTAACAAGAGTTTTACCAAGTATATAAGCTACATCAGTATCAAAAGTGTCTGATGTAAAATCAATAATATTATCTTTTAATAAAGCTAATAGTTTTGGGTCTAGTGTGATACCATTATTAGCATTATTGTCACTATCTAGTGTTTGCAACAATTGAGCTAGATTTACAGTTGCTGTTTCATTACTTGGGAAGAATGTAAGAGGGGTAATAGTACTTTCTACATTTACTGTACCTAAAGAAATACCTGCAATCTTAAACTCTACAGTATCTTCAACATTACAAGTGTATTCTCCTAAAGTATTTGTAATTCCTGACTTATCTGAACTACAATTATAATTAAGTCCTGATACTGCACTATCTTGAAAACTCCCAGTGATAGCTGAAGGTGTACTATCCGTGCTACTATTTAAACAAGCATTAAATGATACTCCAAACAAAACTAAAAATATTGTACTTATTATAAAATTTTTTATGATTTATCCTTTTTCAAAGTGTATTACTTTAGCTTTCACATGTAATATAAATACACAATAATAATTTAAGTATCATATCTGTTATTCTATAAAGAGTATATTAAAAAATCCAACTTAATTAAAAAAAACTTTTTAGAAAGAAGAATTTATTTCGTATCCGCTGTTTACTCCTACTATAGCATAGTTTGAAAGGTATTTTTAGCAGCAATTTTTACTATTAAGTTACTAATTTTTTTGCAAAAAAAAAGCCTAACTACAAAAAGTAGTTAGGCTTTAGGACGAAAAACTAATTTCTTAGTTTGTTTCT containing:
- a CDS encoding RHS repeat-associated core domain-containing protein, whose product is MFGVSFNACLNSSTDSTPSAITGSFQDSAVSGLNYNCSSDKSGITNTLGEYTCNVEDTVEFKIAGISLGTVNVESTITPLTFFPSNETATVNLAQLLQTLDSDNNANNGITLDPKLLALLKDNIIDFTSDTFDTDVAYILGKTLVNETDAINHLNIILSSLGLTTIVIPNAVLLESIRITNPQSALRVSQSVSLNLVGVYSDGTTKDVSNQAIFHTDNTQIVSVYGNTIEALAIGTVSLYATIGNITSNSILMTINKLLDTNNFSLTNFGSTYTNIIPGNSTKNTYDEKLFCMITGKILAEDGNPLSGVKVTIHNHPEYGSLLTDNNGKYAFASEGGTYLTMRYSANGFTTIDRKIYAPVKEWSIAPSVTMLEVDTKVTTIMLGTTAPLIHTSTPIVDDRGERSTTLVFNNISNATVTSADGTTRNLTKIAVRATEFKTPKSMPADLPTQSAYTYCSDLQVDGVGDDENITFNAPVIMYVDNFLGFDIGEIVPIGYYDRNDAKWKASKNGVVIQLLDTDGDGIVDALDSNGDSLANDLNNNGSFVDEVAGIQNNSNYIAGKSYWRAEITHFTPWDHNWPYGPPDDAKSPDEPDVEDQTPPNDCNIAINSYVTAKTRVFHEDIPVAGTDTTLHYSSKRVDGYIHVIDASIDTTNIPASVIGVSVKLEVAGRVFKKEPAISELGNLQFKWDGKDILGNKVTGDTTAKLTVSYKYQMVYYRASSQFAQAWANAGSSVMGIRGRDDIDLSVSKSINIKVENTTDNNSNLAKGWTLSNVNYLGVNSISKGNGTKVEKEISLEDGLVAYYRFEGNAEDISGKNNHGVANSGVSYVDGIIGKAAKFNGINGSILVKQSSSLNNLKEITLSFWTKYNKYDSGSGNVSTHIANGYDSPDGIFNYSIENGIFYYLGRTGNAIRVGLELNATIPLQEQKFIFVTFVADKTTIKMYKNGILVDEKARTISQISRPYYDWTIGSMSGRYNLDGLIDDLRIYDKALNSEHINAIYNYGSTGVTGYNYDSYKISDNNLEYTFGLDGKHLFTKSYPDKKTLESYIYDENGNLISITDNFTNTITITRDTNGNPTLITAPNGQETYLNVDANGDLISVKYEDSSSYQFEYDSGSLMTKEIDPNGNVFTHLFDANGRIYQDTDAIGGNWKFMKNNSGKIATYTMTKPEGDETSSTDTKQADGSTISVRTLPSGDTISSTISADKKQISLLKGGVSINTLYTTDVLNEQKILSSKSITQVSGLKKQIVYTSSYDGNQTHTNSKTQTISTNSKVTTIVSDYNNAVDTITSPELRTLKREYDKDTLLTTSISLGTLEPTTYEYNTQGKVIKETTGARIINYTYDDKGNIETITNPKGETTNYTYDIMDRVNKITYANGTTQQYKYDFNGNISKLITPSPTNHTFAYNGIDKRVNHTSPLNKATKYTYNKNRKVSSIVKPSTRTISNTYTKDRLVSTNTPEGTTSYTYLFANIITTITNASESINYTYDGELLTSLTQSGILNQSINYSYNNDFLVKSTTYAGTTNNYTYDKDTLLTSSGDFTLTRDKANGYTTKVTDNTFTQNISYNNYGEVTSVSDNTFSYELSQRDKTGTITQKKETINGVSTRYDYTYDNRGRLTNVSKDNINVENYTYDNNGNRLQATVYGVTTSASYTLDDNLEVYGDATYRYDEDGYLVQKTSPTQTTAYTYNTLGALTKVTTPTQTINYHLNALNQRVAKEVNNEIVEKYLWLNLTTLLAIYDKDDKLIQRYNYTNNRMPTSMTQNKQTYYLHYDQVGTLKLITDKNHNIIKEVTYDTFGNILNDTNKNLNIPFGFAGGLQDKDTNLVHFGYREYDPHTGKWTAKDPIDFQGGDANLYGYVLGDPVNFVDPEGLWVPQIIGAAVGLLIEASNQRNSGKLNLGRLAMAGLTGAWGGFGGFAGGVVRGALAAATNNAYNQLSGQCSSLNFGDLTRAAGLGATGGFFGGLVGKAGKNIYRPIDVFKYPINKMPAPHYGTAGTAAGAAIGGGIANQ